The following are encoded in a window of Choloepus didactylus isolate mChoDid1 chromosome 17, mChoDid1.pri, whole genome shotgun sequence genomic DNA:
- the ITPRIPL1 gene encoding inositol 1,4,5-trisphosphate receptor-interacting protein-like 1 — protein sequence MNPDAEAPMAVISLLFLAVMYVVHHPLLVSDRMDLDTLARSRQLEKRMSQEMRQLELEFEARKRAAEQKQKAESFWRGDVSGDQLVLGRKEEGQEGPLGWLLGNLWSAGLFCLFLLFELLRQTMQHEPAFDSSSDEEEEVRVVPLPSCGWLTGFPSQETLESFYEHYVQNVTRDLPCTCEFVESFVDDLIEACRVLSRREAHPQLEDCLGIGAAFEKWGTLQDTQKFDILVPIVPPQGTMFILEMRDLALGRRCGSVLLELGCMCKREKLLGDVLCLVHHQRDHSVALDKCGSSIKAALCTGSHLDVCKTVQWFRNMVGKAWALLAHKYDFKLSLPPSTTSCKLRLDYRSGRSLLISLVLGVQREDTLVYLMSQAPDQEQLTTVDWPESFAVCEHLFLKLVGRFAPENTCHLKCLQIILSLQDFPRSSPGASHPILTAYHFKTILMHLLLQLPLTEWRHGLLAQRLQDVLWFLGRSLQQRSLHHFLIGNACLPLTIPIPKTFRNAKPVNLFQHLVLSPGAHSQAVEEFHQLLAQVKTLPCAPLAEAH from the exons ATGAATCCAG ATGCAGAGGCCCCCATGGCTGTGATAAGCCTGCTGTTCCTGGCGGTGATGTACGTGGTTCACCACCCCTTGCTGGTCAGTGACCGGATGGACCTGGACACGCTGGCCCGCAGCCGGCAGCTGGAGAAGCGGATGAGCCAGGAGATGCGGCAGCTGGAGCTGGAGTTTGAAGCAAGGAAGCGAGCAGCTGAGCAGAAGCAGAAGGCAGAGAGTTTCTGGAGGGGAGACGTGTCCGGGGACCAGTTGGtgctggggaggaaggaggagggccAGGAGGGGCCCCTGGGGTGGCTGCTGGGGAACCTGTGGAGCGCCGGCCTCTTTTGCCTGTTCCTCCTCTTCGAGCTCCTGCGGCAGACCATGCAGCACGAGCCCGCCTTCGACTCCAGCAGCgacgaggaggaggaggtgcGCGTGGTGCCCCTCCCCTCCTGCGGCTGGCTCACCGGCTTCCCCTCCCAGGAGACCCTGGAGTCCTTTTATGAGCACTATGTCCAGAACGTCACCCGGGACCTGCCTTGCACCTGCGAGTTCGTGGAGAGCTTCGTGGACGACCTGATTGAGGCCTGCAGGGTGCTCAGCCGCCGCGAGGCCCACCCCCAGTTGGAGGACTGCCTGGGCATTGGGGCTGCCTTTGAGAAATGGGGAACCCTCCAGGACACCCAGAAGTTTGATATCCTGGTGCCCATAGTCCCCCCACAGGGCACCATGTTCATCCTGGAGATGAGGGACCTGGCCCTTGGCCGGCGCTGCGGCTCGGTGCTGTTAGAGTTGGGGTGCATGTGCAAGCGCGAGAAGCTCCTGGGGGACGTGCTGTGCCTGGTGCACCACCAAAGGGACCACTCGGTGGCCTTGGACAAGTGTGGCAGCTCCATCAAAGCGGCCCTCTGCACCGGCTCTCACCTGGATGTGTGCAAGACTGTGCAGTGGTTCCGGAACATGGTGGGCAAAGCCTGGGCCCTCTTGGCCCACAAGTATGACTTCAAGCTCAGCCTCCCGCCGTCCACCACCTCCTGCAAGCTCAGGCTGGACTACCGCTCAGGCCGCTCTCTCCTCATCAGCCTGGTCCTGGGGGTGCAGCGGGAAGACACCTTGGTCTACCTGATGAGTCAGGCCCCCGACCAGGAGCAGCTCACCACAGTGGACTGGCCGGAGTCCTTCGCCGTCTGCGAGCACTTGTTCCTGAAGCTGGTGGGGCGCTTTGCTCCGGAGAACACCTGCCACCTCAAGTGCCTCCAGATCATTTTAAGTCTCCAGGACTTTCCCCGCTCATCGCCTGGGGCCTCCCACCCCATCCTCACCGCCTACCACTTCAAAACGATCCTCATGCACCTGCTGCTGCAGCTGCCCCTCACAGAATGGCGGCACGGCCTGCTCGCCCAGCGGCTCCAGGACGTCCTGTGGTTCCTGGGCCGTAGCCTCCAGCAGCGGTCCCTCCATCATTTCCTCATCGGAAACGCCTGCCTGCCCCTGACCATCCCGATCCCCAAGACCTTCAGGAATGCCAAGCCCGTCAACCTCTTCCAGCACTTGGTGCTGAGCCCCGGGGCACACTCGCAGGCGGTGGAGGAGTTCCACCAGCTTCTGGCCCAGGTGAAAACTCTGCCCTGTGCCCCACTGGCTGAGGCCCACTAA